TCTACATTCCTGTTAACGGCATTATCTTTCCCTTTTGTTATGATTCTCGCCCATAACGTACTTAATGAAATAAATCCTCGTACAGAATATTGTATAGAACCATCAGGATTCAGTAATTTAGGTACGACCATCCCTATTTCTGGATAATTATTGGCATATTGATAGAGCTTATCTAAACTATCCGGTTGTAAAATTATGTCCGGATTGATAATAGCTATATATTTACCAGTAGAAGCCAAGACACCTTTATTGTTGTTTTCTCCAAATCCTAAAGGTTTTTGATTGACGATAATCTTTATTTGCGGATAATATTTCTTGATATATTCTACACTTCCATCCGTAGAACAATTATCCACATAAATCATCTCAAAAGAAACTTTGGGCTTGTTATTACCGAAAATAGAAGATAATAATGACCTGAGATATGAAAGATGATTCATACCCACAGTAATAACTGAGACATTAATCATATGATTTTTGTAATAAAAGTTACAATTTGAACCGAGAGTTTGTTTGTCACGTGGGATATGCCAGAACAGCCATGAAGCTTTGCCGTTCCTATTACACTATGATAAGTGGCGGCCATCTCAGCACCCGCATCACTGCCATAATGAAGTGAATTGTTGCGTTGAGTTGTCAGCTTTCGAATGGTCCGCTCCGCAAGATTATTGTCAATCGGGAGTTCACCGTCATTCAAGTAAGCAAAGATCTCTTTTCAGGACCGGTTCAGGTAATTAAGGGCTCCTGTATAATATTGGCTTCTGAATTCTGAATCCTTTGACAGTTCACTGACCAACAGACTGCGCAATTCTATCAGGAGTTCTTTCGTTTCCATGCTTTGCCTTCTAGAAAATGTTATGGGACTTTGTTCTTGACACAAAACGATTGGAGAGATTCTCCATGAGGCAATGCCTCGCTCTGGTACTGAAAGTAAAACCTTTCAAGATCTTCACTGCTATACATAATCTTTTTTTAGTTCGCAGCAAAGTTATTCCTTTCAATTTGACTGCTTACAAAATTTTAGAAATCATAAATACATATTCTTATTTTACCTTGCCCCTAATTTCGGCATGTTTACTTGCCCCAACCTTAACAAGAAAAAGTAAAAAGGAATAATGCAAAACTGTATAGACGTTCCTAAATACAATAGAAATAAACATATTCCAATACTCAATGTAACATAGTATTTGATGCGGAATGAAAAACGTTTGTCATAATGGCTCATAAAAAATTTGGTCCAACGCTCTTGCGGCAACCCTTTTCCTCCTGAACATATTTCTATCAATTTAATAATAGGATAAGATAGGAATAATACCAAAATGCTAATTCCCCAATTTTGACTATAAGTTGAAGTAAATAAAAATAATGGCATACAATATCGATAAGCTGTCAAGACTACAATAAAATATAAATTAATTCTTCCGCGAATTCCATTGTATAACATATATATAGGTATTATAGACCAAAAGGACAGTATGACAACATAAGAAACATTCCAATAAATAAAAATGCAGGACAGGAGCACTCCTATTACTAACCTAAACCCATAAATAATGACTTTATATTTTTCGTAGTATGCCAATCCTGAAGGACTGATTCTTAATGTAGGGTGCTTTTCTTTCTTTATTGTCTCACAATCATTTTGGATATAACCTATTTCATAAAAGTTATAAACCCCAACAAGCGAGAGTAGAGTTTGTATTGTAAAGAACGCTTCTTGATTGGCTAAATACATAGCCAATAACACAGGGATTAAATACTCTGTTCCCCATACTAACACACCTAATTTGCTACGTCGTAAAAATCTGGTTTTAATAGCATAAACGAACGGGATATAAAACATTAACATGCTATGA
The Phocaeicola salanitronis DSM 18170 genome window above contains:
- a CDS encoding glycosyltransferase family 2 protein, with protein sequence MINVSVITVGMNHLSYLRSLLSSIFGNNKPKVSFEMIYVDNCSTDGSVEYIKKYYPQIKIIVNQKPLGFGENNNKGVLASTGKYIAIINPDIILQPDSLDKLYQYANNYPEIGMVVPKLLNPDGSIQYSVRGFISLSTLWARIITKGKDNAVNRNVENYLCKHLDFGKTQAVDWAIGAAMFLSREMFAELGGFDLDYFLYMEDEDICLRTWKMNRPVIYYPDAVMIHNHLRGSSKFSKKTLLHLSSIKTFFQKHGLHIKSYKESFDGIL